In Pseudoxanthomonas sp. SE1, the genomic stretch CCGATCATGCCGTCCGCGGTACCGATGGCGTGGCCTCGCGCGAGCAGCAGGGTTTGCAGCGCACGGCGTTCCGGACGCCCCAGGCCGGGATCGTCCGTCGGCCAGGCCGTGACCAGGCCCGTGCCGCCACGCAGGCGGTCGGCCAGCAGCGCGATGGCCAACGCGTAGCTTTCCGCTGCGTTGTAGGAATAGATCGCGTCGTAGTTCTTGAACACCACGAACGCAGGACCCGCGACACCCGTCGGCACCAGCACTGCGGCATTGCGGTCATCCGCCGGCAACGGCTGGCCATCGATGCGGGTCAAGCCCTGCGCCACCCACTGGGTCAGGGGCTTGCGGCTCGTGCGTCCTGCCTGCGCGATGTCGAAGCCGGCAGGCAGCCTCACCTCATACCCCCACGGCTCGCCGGTGCGCCATCCGGACTTCACCAGATAGTTCGCGGTAGAAGCCAGCGCATCGGGAATGCTGTCGATCAGGTTGCGACGACCATCGCCGTCGAAGTCGACCGCGATGCGTTCGTATGTGCTGGGCATGAACTGCGTATGGCCGAAGGCGCCGGCCCACGATCCGTTCAATCCCTCCGCCCGCACGTCGCCGGCCTGCAGCAACTCCAGCGTGGTCAGGAACTCGCCGCGGAAGAACGCCTGGCGACGGCCGAAGCACGACAGCGTGGAAAGCGACACCAGCAGCGGGCGTTTGCCGAACACGCGACCGTAGTCGCTCTCCACGCCCCACACGGCGACGACGGTCGCAGGGTCCACGCCATAGGCCTGCGATACGCGGCCCAGCAGTTCCGCATGCGTCGTCAGCATCGCCTGCCCGTCCGCCACGCGCTGGTCATCGACCAGCGCGGCCAGGTAATCCCACAGCGGCGTGGTGAACTCCGGCTGCGCATCCAGCAGGTCCAGCACGCTCATGTCGGCGACCAGGTCTTTCGTGTAGGTGTCGAAGCTGGCCGTCGTGACGCCCTGCTTTTCGGCAATGCCGCGCAGGGTGGTCATGCAGGTGGTGAAGACGGGATCCGGCACCGGCCCGGCAATGGCGGCCGATACGGGTGGCGAAGGAGCCACGACCGGGGGCGAATCCTGCGCAAAGATGGGACCTGCCGCCATCGACAGCAGAAGCAAGAGCGCGGAGTGTTTCATGGCGGCCTCCCTGGCCTTTTCTGGGGGAGGCGTCACTTTGCCCTCAGGTGACTGCGAAGCCAAGCCACCGATTGCGCGGGCGAGGCCATGTCGCTTGGAACGTCACCGGGGATGGACGCTCCAGTAGACCTCTGTCTTCGGCGAGCAATGGAAGCCCTCCAGCCGTGTATCCACACTCAGATGTTCAAGGATGTCATTGGAAGCGCACAGGAACGTGCAGTGACTATCCCAATGGGCCGTCCATAGCAGGCGCCGGTCCGGGGTGTGGATGCTGCAGTGGGAGGGAAGCTGCACGGAACCAGCCACCAGGTCGCCGATCGGATGCATTCGGGCGCCTTCCCCGAATTCATCCGCGACGACAGCCGCGTCATGACCAAGCTCCGCGAACATCTGCATCACCATCGCAAACATCAGTTCCGGATGGTGGCCTTCGGCCGGAGGGATGAGTCCTTCTCTTGCAAGGCAAGACACCAGCCGTTCCGCCAGATCCTCGCGACACAGATCGCGACGCAGTCCAAGGAGCGAGGTCCTCAGCGCGATGTCGATCTCCTCGAGCGACTCGAAGCCCGCGAGCCGCTGGACGTCGGCCCAGCAGACCGGCGCGCAGTTCGCCACGATCATCCGATGATCCGGATAGGTGTCTGGCCGGAACCGATCCCGCAGCATCGAACGCGGCCTGATGAAAGGCGAGAGCGCCACGTAAATCGTGTCGTACTCGCCCGCGAAATGCGCGAGGATCTTCCCGTCCTGCGGACACCTCGGCGACACGGACCCGCCGAGCGGAACACTCATGGCGCCTCCCTGTTGCCCGGTCGTCCGTGCAGGCTGCAATGACCCGCCGGCGTCATTCGACCTTTACCTCATACTCCACCACCTCCACCGGCGGCACCGTTTCCCACGAACGCCGATAAACCATCCGCACGGTGACCTCGCCCGGCTTCTCCGCGCGGAACCACCAACGCGCCAGCGACGGTGCGCCCGGCATCGGCGGCTGGGTATCCATCGGCGGCGGCGTGGCCGGGCCGGTGGTCCGGGCCAGCACCGGGGCACCGTCCGAGGTGAATTCCCACTGGTAGCCCGTGCTGGCATTGGCCATCAAGGCAATC encodes the following:
- a CDS encoding lytic murein transglycosylase — protein: MAAGPIFAQDSPPVVAPSPPVSAAIAGPVPDPVFTTCMTTLRGIAEKQGVTTASFDTYTKDLVADMSVLDLLDAQPEFTTPLWDYLAALVDDQRVADGQAMLTTHAELLGRVSQAYGVDPATVVAVWGVESDYGRVFGKRPLLVSLSTLSCFGRRQAFFRGEFLTTLELLQAGDVRAEGLNGSWAGAFGHTQFMPSTYERIAVDFDGDGRRNLIDSIPDALASTANYLVKSGWRTGEPWGYEVRLPAGFDIAQAGRTSRKPLTQWVAQGLTRIDGQPLPADDRNAAVLVPTGVAGPAFVVFKNYDAIYSYNAAESYALAIALLADRLRGGTGLVTAWPTDDPGLGRPERRALQTLLLARGHAIGTADGMIGTQTRRAIVLEQQRLGLLPADGRAGTKILTALKAEGPPVALPESPRP
- a CDS encoding DUF2711 family protein; translation: MSVPLGGSVSPRCPQDGKILAHFAGEYDTIYVALSPFIRPRSMLRDRFRPDTYPDHRMIVANCAPVCWADVQRLAGFESLEEIDIALRTSLLGLRRDLCREDLAERLVSCLAREGLIPPAEGHHPELMFAMVMQMFAELGHDAAVVADEFGEGARMHPIGDLVAGSVQLPSHCSIHTPDRRLLWTAHWDSHCTFLCASNDILEHLSVDTRLEGFHCSPKTEVYWSVHPR
- a CDS encoding protease inhibitor I42 family protein, whose protein sequence is MRSLLLPCLCLLLFACASGPVIGSGPPTDALSDDGLVRPQGDAPVTMRVGQVLEIALMANASTGYQWEFTSDGAPVLARTTGPATPPPMDTQPPMPGAPSLARWWFRAEKPGEVTVRMVYRRSWETVPPVEVVEYEVKVE